From one Brassica napus cultivar Da-Ae unplaced genomic scaffold, Da-Ae ScsIHWf_1245;HRSCAF=1778, whole genome shotgun sequence genomic stretch:
- the LOC125596619 gene encoding uncharacterized protein LOC125596619: protein MIKLETIQANMKKAQDRQKKYADQSRREVTFEIGDWVYLKVTAQKGKDRFGKVGKLAVRFIGQYKIIGKVGEVAYRLDLPADVHLHPVFHVSMLRKHIRDPSAVEHEGIEELETNLTYPEGPIRLGERHIRKLKNREISQVKVFWGRQNRIHVTWEDEARFKTDHPEFFREDVVMEKGGPSEP, encoded by the coding sequence ATGATTAAACTGGAGACAATTCAGGCCAACATGAAGAAGGCTCAGGACCGTCAGAAGAAGTACGCAGACCAGtcaagaagagaggtaactttCGAGATAGGAGATTGGGTTTACTTGAAGGTTACAGCCCAAAAAGGGAAGGACAGATTTGGCAAGGTTGGGAAACTTGCGGTCAGATTCATTGGTCAGTACAAGATCATCGGGAAAGTTGGTGAGGTAGCTTACCGATTGGATCTGCCAGCAGATGTGCATCTACATCCAGTATTCCATGTTTCCATGCTTCGGAAACATATACGGGATCCAAGTGCTGTTGAGCACGAGGGAATCGAGGAGTTGGAGACAAACCTTACATATCCGGAAGGACCAATCAGATTAGGAGAACGGCATATTCGGAAGCTCAAAAATCGTGAGATTTCTCAAGTAAAAGTGTTCTGGGGAAGACAAAACAGGATTCATGTTACTTGGGAGGATGAAGCGAGATTTAAAACTGATCACCCAGAATTTTTCCGAGAGGACGTTGTAATGGAAAAAGGAGGCCCCTCAGAGCcttag